In Nostoc sp. GT001, a genomic segment contains:
- a CDS encoding vanadium-dependent haloperoxidase — protein MQVDPNSHQGSEQDTQANSEIDKLKQPRVASKRFFGSHASRRSFLGRAGLFSAASVVAGVLGSPFSSKNGGDVGDVVQAQAVNRRYNNRPFDYRRFVDKAYRVRLQAAALERNIPIPAHPANGDEERYPNKIGSDSRGLPHNELGEVKLEAYNSLTRALTTQNPNDYENIILGGTRKLVNPQGALAISLEGINAAQIAVPSPPSLAGASRAAEAVELYWQALLRDVPLSKLQNNTDNPKVLAAVEDLNKLSAFRGPKQNGRVTPQTLFRGSVNYVGSGSSTKYVTPPGVLDGPYLSQFLLLTIPWGTQSVSPLIRTALPGNDFLLNFQEWLTVQNGGSSGKSIKYDPKNRYIVTVRDLGEYAHIGGPTYVGASLILGSIGTPLNPGNPYVRSRTQSGSAATFAVGHLQALLNLGTSRAIRASYWQKYYVHRILRPEAYGGLVYNNIVNKAQYPINSEVFNSQALAQTFSTFGTYLLPQAYPEAAPIHSSYTGGAAATAGVNVTLLKAFFDENFVIPSPVVPDPKDPTKVIAYSGSPLTVGGELNKLATNYAIGRGHGGIHWRSDGSAALALGEEVAISLLRDERLGYKEIFNGFTFTKFDGTRVTV, from the coding sequence ATGCAAGTAGATCCAAATTCTCATCAAGGTTCCGAGCAAGATACTCAGGCTAATAGCGAAATAGATAAACTGAAACAACCCCGTGTAGCTAGCAAACGTTTTTTTGGTAGTCATGCCAGCAGACGCTCATTTCTTGGTCGCGCTGGTTTATTTAGTGCCGCTAGCGTTGTTGCAGGAGTTTTAGGTTCACCTTTCTCCTCAAAGAACGGAGGAGATGTTGGAGACGTTGTACAAGCCCAAGCCGTCAACAGGCGGTATAATAATCGACCCTTCGACTACAGGAGGTTTGTTGATAAAGCCTATCGAGTACGTCTTCAAGCAGCGGCACTTGAACGAAATATTCCGATTCCGGCTCATCCGGCCAACGGCGATGAGGAGCGTTATCCCAACAAAATCGGCTCTGACAGTAGAGGACTACCGCATAACGAGCTAGGCGAAGTCAAGCTGGAAGCTTACAACTCTTTGACCAGAGCATTGACAACACAAAACCCGAATGATTATGAAAATATCATCTTGGGTGGCACTAGAAAGCTGGTCAATCCTCAAGGGGCCCTAGCAATTAGCCTAGAAGGGATCAATGCAGCACAAATAGCTGTACCGTCACCACCATCTCTAGCTGGTGCATCGCGCGCTGCTGAAGCAGTTGAACTTTACTGGCAAGCTTTACTCCGAGATGTACCTCTTTCTAAGCTCCAAAACAATACTGATAACCCAAAAGTCTTGGCAGCCGTTGAAGACCTCAACAAGCTTTCGGCGTTTCGAGGACCAAAACAAAATGGTCGTGTCACCCCTCAAACTTTATTTCGTGGTAGTGTCAACTACGTCGGTTCCGGTTCAAGTACAAAATATGTTACTCCACCAGGGGTGCTAGATGGGCCCTATCTCTCACAATTTTTGTTGCTAACTATTCCTTGGGGAACTCAGTCTGTTTCGCCATTGATTCGTACTGCTCTTCCTGGTAATGACTTTCTACTCAATTTCCAGGAATGGTTGACTGTTCAGAATGGAGGTAGTTCCGGGAAATCTATTAAATACGACCCCAAAAACCGTTACATAGTCACGGTTCGGGATTTAGGTGAGTATGCCCATATTGGCGGCCCTACATATGTGGGAGCCTCGTTGATTCTTGGTAGCATCGGTACTCCTTTGAATCCAGGCAATCCCTACGTCAGATCGAGAACTCAAAGTGGTTCAGCTGCAACCTTTGCAGTGGGACATTTACAAGCCTTGCTTAACTTGGGTACCTCGCGTGCGATTAGAGCCTCGTACTGGCAGAAGTATTATGTCCACCGCATTCTCCGCCCAGAAGCCTATGGAGGGCTAGTCTACAACAACATTGTTAATAAAGCTCAGTATCCAATTAATTCTGAGGTCTTTAATTCCCAAGCTTTGGCTCAGACCTTTAGCACCTTCGGCACCTATCTATTGCCCCAAGCATATCCAGAAGCAGCGCCAATCCATTCATCTTATACAGGTGGTGCGGCTGCTACTGCTGGCGTCAATGTCACACTGTTAAAAGCATTTTTTGATGAAAACTTTGTTATTCCCTCGCCAGTAGTGCCCGATCCCAAAGACCCGACAAAAGTAATTGCTTACAGTGGATCACCATTAACTGTGGGTGGAGAGTTGAATAAACTGGCAACTAATTATGCGATTGGTCGCGGTCACGGCGGTATCCATTGGCGTTCCGATGGTTCCGCTGCTTTGGCTTTAGGAGAAGAGGTTGCTATTAGTCTGCTCAGGGATGAGAGACTGGGTTATAAAGAAATATTCAATGGCTTCACCTTCACCAAATTTGACGGTACAAGAGTCACCGTTTAA
- a CDS encoding DICT sensory domain-containing protein: MNVSLAKDLSVYQLVMGVQAPPKPLSLSPATLLSLVRAQIDLLIEQQIAATLWVKLPPDKIWQSELARYQSSVGASSLIYTCQIEESRKGEAGGDEGAEGDKGEEKVNTSLSPLSPSSSLSPYHIPVHLPPDSQMRRENFLMVLSPQFCSLILAHRPLKKRKNQTSGKVNTNKNQPLLIITTVEGRVIQQVLNSIQQAIAPESSSILPASFICPTVPQAALMNQLLAKQLLRQDEINRQIITVRTNKLEQQNQELHNKEQLKDEYLKNVCQELRIPLTHMKTALSLLNSPNLKPPQRQRYLQMLNTQCDQQNSLINGFLELVQLEQNLEGTTLELVRLSDIVPGVVSTYQPVAQEKGIMLAYTVPTELPSVWCVSGKLRQIVINLLHNSLKFTPNGGQVWVRARSQGDYVQLEFRDTGIGIAENEIPKIFDRFYRVRTTATEDYGGAGLGLTIVQQLLLRCGGSISVKSKLSEGSTFTVQLATAGNMPRAIATENEL; the protein is encoded by the coding sequence ATGAATGTTTCTTTGGCTAAGGATCTGTCTGTTTATCAACTGGTTATGGGAGTGCAAGCGCCTCCTAAACCATTGTCCCTCAGTCCTGCTACTCTGCTATCACTGGTGAGAGCGCAAATTGACTTACTCATTGAGCAGCAAATTGCAGCCACTCTATGGGTGAAGCTACCACCAGATAAAATTTGGCAATCAGAATTAGCGCGTTATCAATCCTCGGTAGGTGCGTCTAGTCTCATTTATACTTGCCAGATTGAGGAGAGTAGGAAAGGGGAAGCAGGGGGAGATGAGGGAGCAGAGGGAGACAAGGGAGAGGAAAAAGTAAATACCTCCTTGTCCCCCTTGTCCCCCTCATCCTCCTTGTCCCCCTATCACATTCCTGTTCACCTACCACCAGATAGCCAAATGCGACGGGAAAACTTTCTAATGGTGTTATCGCCACAGTTTTGCAGTTTAATTTTGGCTCATCGACCACTTAAAAAACGCAAAAATCAGACATCGGGGAAGGTAAATACTAATAAAAACCAGCCATTGCTGATTATAACTACTGTTGAGGGGAGAGTAATTCAGCAAGTATTAAATAGTATCCAACAAGCGATCGCACCAGAATCATCCTCAATTTTACCTGCTAGTTTTATTTGTCCAACCGTGCCCCAAGCGGCACTTATGAATCAACTGTTGGCAAAACAACTCCTTCGACAAGATGAAATTAATCGTCAAATCATCACAGTACGCACTAATAAGTTGGAGCAGCAAAATCAAGAACTGCATAACAAAGAGCAACTTAAAGATGAATACCTGAAAAATGTCTGTCAGGAACTGCGTATACCCTTGACGCACATGAAAACAGCACTGTCGTTATTAAATTCCCCTAATCTTAAACCCCCACAACGACAACGTTATTTACAGATGTTAAATACTCAGTGCGATCAGCAAAACTCCCTGATTAATGGTTTCTTGGAACTGGTGCAGCTAGAACAAAATTTGGAGGGGACGACTTTGGAGTTGGTGCGTCTCTCAGATATAGTACCTGGAGTAGTCAGTACCTACCAACCTGTAGCCCAAGAAAAAGGAATTATGCTAGCCTACACCGTACCGACTGAACTCCCATCTGTTTGGTGCGTGAGTGGTAAGCTGAGGCAAATTGTGATTAATCTGCTGCACAACAGCCTTAAGTTTACCCCTAATGGAGGTCAAGTATGGGTGCGTGCCCGTAGTCAAGGCGATTATGTCCAATTAGAATTCCGCGACACAGGTATCGGTATTGCCGAAAACGAAATTCCCAAAATCTTCGATCGCTTTTATCGCGTGCGTACAACAGCAACCGAAGATTATGGTGGTGCTGGGTTAGGGTTAACGATAGTACAGCAATTGCTGTTGCGCTGTGGTGGATCTATTTCTGTAAAAAGTAAATTATCTGAAGGTTCTACCTTTACAGTGCAACTGGCAACTGCTGGTAATATGCCAAGAGCGATCGCTACAGAAAATGAGTTATGA
- a CDS encoding element excision factor XisI family protein, which produces MPKQDIVLGFHAPYKRKFTEFAAG; this is translated from the coding sequence GTGCCAAAACAAGATATTGTTTTGGGTTTTCATGCTCCTTATAAGCGGAAGTTTACTGAGTTTGCAGCAGGTTAG
- a CDS encoding UDP-N-acetylmuramoyl-L-alanyl-D-glutamate--2,6-diaminopimelate ligase, producing MKLRELLTAVDSVEQLPSYPMEDVEVRGLKTNSHACRVGDLFIGMPGTRVDGGEFWQSAIASGAVAAIVSPEAAQKNPPTNQAVVISASNITQACAQIASAFYGYPGRKLKLVGVTGTNGKTTTTHLIEFILNKANLATALMGTLYTRWAGFEQTAAHTTPFAVELQQQLAEAVKAGSEFGVMEVSSHALAQGRVLGCEFEVAVFSNLTQDHLDYHSDMEDYFAAKALLFSPDYLKGRAIINADDSYGKRLISSLDSQRVWSYSVNDNSADLWMSDLSYQPNGVSGTLHTPKGDVAFRSPLIGQYNLENLLAAVGAVLHLGLDLQLVANAIPEFPGVPGRMERVQISNEQDISVIVDYAHTPDSLENLLKAARPFIPGKVICVFGCGGDRDRTKRPKMGKIAAELADVAVVTSDNPRTEDPEKILQDILAGIADTVQPTVICDRAIAIRTAILQAQPGDGVLLAGKGHEDYQILGTEKIHFDDREHARDALQQRLNVQA from the coding sequence ATGAAATTGCGGGAATTACTAACAGCGGTAGACAGTGTTGAGCAATTGCCTAGTTATCCAATGGAGGATGTGGAAGTTAGGGGTTTAAAGACGAATTCTCATGCTTGTCGTGTGGGAGATTTGTTTATTGGGATGCCAGGAACGCGGGTTGATGGTGGGGAATTTTGGCAAAGTGCGATCGCATCGGGGGCTGTAGCTGCGATCGTTTCTCCCGAAGCTGCACAAAAAAATCCTCCCACAAATCAGGCTGTGGTCATCAGTGCAAGTAATATTACTCAAGCTTGTGCGCAGATAGCCAGTGCTTTTTACGGTTATCCAGGGCGAAAACTCAAGTTGGTAGGCGTGACTGGTACAAATGGCAAAACTACAACTACTCATCTGATTGAATTTATACTCAACAAAGCTAATCTAGCTACAGCTTTGATGGGAACTCTCTACACTCGTTGGGCAGGTTTTGAGCAAACTGCTGCCCACACTACGCCCTTTGCCGTGGAACTCCAACAGCAGCTAGCAGAGGCGGTAAAGGCTGGTAGTGAGTTCGGGGTGATGGAAGTAAGTTCTCACGCTTTGGCCCAAGGTAGAGTGTTGGGTTGTGAATTTGAGGTGGCAGTATTTAGTAATCTTACTCAAGACCATCTCGACTATCACAGCGATATGGAAGATTACTTTGCTGCCAAAGCGTTGTTGTTTAGCCCTGATTATCTTAAGGGACGGGCAATAATTAATGCTGATGATTCTTATGGGAAGCGGTTAATTTCCTCGTTAGATTCCCAACGGGTTTGGAGTTACAGCGTCAACGACAACAGCGCTGATTTATGGATGAGCGATTTAAGTTACCAGCCAAATGGTGTTAGTGGGACATTACACACACCAAAAGGTGACGTGGCTTTTCGATCGCCCCTCATCGGACAATATAATTTAGAAAATCTTTTAGCAGCCGTAGGAGCAGTTTTGCACTTAGGGCTAGATTTGCAGTTAGTGGCAAATGCAATACCTGAGTTTCCTGGAGTTCCCGGACGGATGGAACGGGTACAGATTAGTAATGAGCAAGATATTAGCGTGATTGTCGATTATGCCCACACGCCCGATAGCTTAGAAAATTTACTGAAAGCAGCACGTCCCTTTATACCTGGCAAAGTGATTTGTGTATTTGGTTGTGGAGGCGATCGCGATCGCACCAAGCGCCCAAAAATGGGTAAAATTGCTGCTGAGTTAGCTGATGTGGCAGTAGTGACATCAGATAATCCCCGGACTGAAGACCCAGAAAAGATTTTGCAAGATATTTTGGCGGGAATTGCTGATACAGTACAGCCAACAGTAATTTGCGATCGGGCGATCGCAATTCGTACCGCTATTTTACAAGCACAACCCGGTGATGGAGTATTGCTTGCTGGTAAAGGTCACGAAGACTACCAAATTCTCGGCACCGAAAAAATCCATTTTGACGACCGAGAACACGCCCGCGACGCTTTACAGCAAAGACTTAACGTACAAGCTTAA
- a CDS encoding glutaredoxin family protein — MRLILYSKPGCHLCEGLQEKLEQIQNLSFELEIRDITTREDWFAAYEYEVLVIYLSNHRGAEDAEGSEKLLPRPSPRASVQQLEQMLRKYLAN; from the coding sequence ATGCGATTAATTTTATACAGTAAACCCGGCTGTCATTTATGTGAAGGCTTGCAAGAAAAGCTAGAACAAATCCAAAATCTCAGTTTCGAGTTGGAAATTAGGGATATTACGACTCGTGAAGATTGGTTTGCTGCGTATGAGTATGAAGTGCTGGTAATTTATTTATCGAACCACAGAGGCGCAGAGGACGCAGAGGGGAGTGAGAAATTATTGCCACGTCCTTCTCCTCGTGCTAGCGTGCAGCAATTGGAGCAAATGTTGCGTAAATATTTAGCCAATTAG